A stretch of the Dioscorea cayenensis subsp. rotundata cultivar TDr96_F1 chromosome 4, TDr96_F1_v2_PseudoChromosome.rev07_lg8_w22 25.fasta, whole genome shotgun sequence genome encodes the following:
- the LOC120258101 gene encoding probable E3 ubiquitin-protein ligase RHG1A — protein MSSSIMSSPTVRQSPFSDDPNWFYTIHSSLGNLDIHHVFTDNTPPPPPLTIDLKFTTYTFSSFTNLAEQPLPLTTETKRFMLDIQDFNQRFSAEQTINSMIRNTSTGATLSIERRRWMVSDISNFMMSFVRDGYNEIFINLDVVELVPDEDLDGILRESFEDAELSACPASHALLESLVTEVFRDDEEAVSCMICLEEFVAGVEVKRLPCSHLFHGGCIDSWFVRKDSCPLCRFTLHEELDS, from the coding sequence aTGTCTTCTTCCATCATGTCTTCTCCCACTGTTCGTCAAAGCCCTTTCAGTGATGATCCTAACTGGTTCTACACAATCCATAGTTCATTAGGCAATTTGGATATTCATCATGTTTTCACCGACAACacaccacctcctcctccactcaCAATTGACTTAAAGTTTACCACTTACACGTTCTCCAGTTTCACAAATTTAGCAGAGCAACCACTACCATTAACAACTGAAACAAAGAGATTCATGTTGGATATCCAGGATTTCAATCAGCGCTTCTCTGCAGAGCAAACCATCAACTCTATGATCAGGAACACGTCAACCGGTGCAACATTGTCCATTGAAAGGCGTCGATGGATGGTCTCCGACATCTCTAATTTTATGATGTCCTTTGTCCGAGATGGTTATAATGAGATCTTCATCAACTTGGATGTGGTGGAGCTTGTGCCAGATGAGGATTTGGATGGGATTCTCCGGGAATCATTTGAAGATGCTGAATTGAGTGCATGTCCGGCATCACATGCACTTTTGGAGAGCTTGGTGACCGAAGTGTTTCGTGACGACGAAGAAGCAGTGAGCTGCATGATATGTTTGGAAGAGTTTGTTGCTGGTGTTGAGGTCAAACGTTTGCCGTGCTCTCATCTTTTTCATGGTGGCTGCATTGATAGTTGGTTTGTGCGGAAGGATTCTTGCCCGCTTTGTAGATTCACGTTGCATGAAGAGTTGGATTCATAG
- the LOC120259352 gene encoding vesicle-associated protein 2-1-like, producing MSASGQMISVNPEELTFEFELEKPSYCNLKVVNNTEHHVAFKVKTTSPRKYFVRPNTSVVQPWDSCTITVTLQAQNEYPPDMQCKDKFLLQSTKVAPVADVDELPPETFNKEGDKVIEELKLKVIYKALVQSSAGNLDESSMTSASRNLRQSSESISALKNSNIQEIQEVQRLRAERDTSMQRNQQLQRELETLKRHRDRKGDAGFSLTFAALAGLVGLLLGMVLKYTLSSPPPA from the exons ATGAGCGCCAGCGGACAAATGATCTCGGTCAACCCCGAGGAGCTCACCTTCGAAT TTGAGCTTGAGAAGCCCTCTTATTGCAATCTCAAGGTCGTCAACAATACTGAACATCATGTTGCTTTCAAG GTGAAAACTACTTCACCAAGGAAGTACTTTGTCCGGCCAAATACTAGTGTGGTCCAACCTTGGGATTCATGTACCATAACAG TTACACTGCAGGCACAAAATGAATATCCACCTGACATGCAATGCAAAGATAAGTTTCTCCTTCAGAGTACAAAAGTGGCCCCTGTTGCCGATGTTGATGAGCTACCTCCTGAGACG TTTAATAAGGAGGGTGATAAAGTGATAGAAGAACTGAAGCTTAAAGTCATTTACAAAGCTCTTGTGCAATCAAGTGCTGGAAATTTGGATGAGTCATCCATGACATCAGCCTCGAGGAACCTAAGACAAAGTTCTGAAAGCATATCG GCTCTGAAGAACTCAAACATACAAGAA ATACAAGAAGTACAGCGCTTGAGAGCTGAAAGGGATACCTCTATGCAACGAAACCAGCAATTACAGCGGGAACTG GAAACATTGAAGAGACATAGAGACCGGAAAGGTGATGCAGGCTTTTCATTGACTTTCGCGGCCTTAGCTGGCCTTGTTGGTCTGTTGCTGGGTATGGTTCTGAAATATACATTATCTTCACCACCACCGGCATAA
- the LOC120258097 gene encoding uncharacterized protein LOC120258097, which yields MTRGSPAIAPTVDLSVTTVTGGLTATTAKQEKTTMPSPILPCCTVRQSPFSDDPNWFYTIHRPLGNLDLSRLGPNSHPPPPSLTIDLNFGSQMISNSINFDEHGLILTTETKRFMLDIQEFNQRFSAELAINTMFMNTSTGAALSVERCQLMVSDIADFMLTFVRYGICAAYNDIFINLEVVDLVQDEDLNGILQESFEESEFSIACPASQVLLESLVTEVFLDEEEEVSCMICLEELVAGTEVKRLPCSHVFHGDCIDGWFARRDSCPLCRFTLHA from the exons ATGACGAGAGGCTCTCCAGCGATAGCGCCGACAGTGGACTTAAGCGTGACAACAGTGACAGGGGGCTTAACGGCGACGACGGCGAAGCAAG agaaaacaaccaTGCCTTCTCCAATCCTGCCTTGTTGCACTGTTCGGCAAAGCCCTTTCAGCGATGATCCTAACTGGTTCTACACAATCCATAGACCATTAGGCAATTTGGATCTCAGCCGCCTTGGACCTAACAGTCAtccacctcctccttcactCACAATTGATTTAAACTTTGGCAGTCAGATGATCTCCAATTCCATTAATTTTGACGAACATGGACTCATATTAACAACTGAAACAAAGAGATTCATGTTGGATATCCAGGAATTCAATCAGAGATTCTCTGCAGAACTGGCCATAAACACTATGTTCATGAACACCTCAACCGGAGCAGCATTGTCCGTTGAAAGGTGTCAATTAATGGTATCTGATATCGCTGATTTTATGCTGACCTTTGTCCGGTATGGTATCTGTGCTGCGTATAATGATATCTTCATCAACTTGGAAGTGGTGGATCTTGTGCAAGATGAGGATTTGAATGGGATTCTCCAGGAATCATTTGAAGAATCTGAATTTAGTATTGCTTGTCCAGCATCACAGGTGCTTTTGGAGAGCTTGGTGACTGAGGTGTTccttgatgaagaagaagaggtgaGCTGCATGATATGTTTAGAAGAGCTTGTTGCTGGCACTGAGGTCAAACGTTTGCCATGctctcatgtttttcatggAGATTGCATTGATGGTTGGTTTGCTCGGAGAGATTCTTGCCCGCTCTGTAGATTCACGTTGCATgcttga
- the LOC120258099 gene encoding probable E3 ubiquitin-protein ligase RHG1A produces MSSSIMSSPTVRQSPFSDDPNWFYTIHSSLGNLDIHHVFTDNTPPPPPLTIDLKFTTYTFSSFTNLAEQPLPLTTETKRFMLDIQDFNQRFSAEQTINSMIRNTSTGATLSIERRRWMVSDISNFMMSFVRDGYNEIFINLDVVELVPDEDLDGILRESFEDAELSACPASHALLESLVTEVFRDDEEAVSCMICLEEFVAGVEVKRLPCSHLFHGGCIDSWFVRKDSCPLCRFTLHEELDS; encoded by the coding sequence aTGTCTTCTTCCATTATGTCTTCTCCCACTGTTCGTCAAAGCCCTTTCAGTGATGATCCTAACTGGTTCTACACAATCCATAGTTCATTAGGCAATTTGGATATTCATCATGTTTTCACCGACAACacaccacctcctcctccactcaCAATTGACTTAAAGTTTACCACTTATACGTTCTCCAGTTTCACAAATTTAGCAGAGCAACCACTACCATTAACAACTGAAACAAAGAGATTCATGTTGGATATCCAGGATTTCAATCAGCGCTTCTCTGCAGAGCAAACCATCAACTCTATGATCAGGAACACGTCAACCGGTGCAACATTGTCCATTGAAAGACGTCGATGGATGGTCTCCGACATCTCTAATTTTATGATGTCCTTTGTCCGAGATGGTTATAATGAGATCTTCATCAACTTGGATGTGGTGGAGCTTGTGCCAGATGAGGATTTGGATGGGATTCTCCGGGAATCATTTGAAGATGCTGAATTGAGTGCATGTCCGGCATCACATGCACTTTTGGAGAGCTTGGTGACGGAGGTGTTTCGTGACGACGAAGAAGCAGTGAGCTGCATGATATGTTTGGAAGAGTTTGTTGCTGGTGTTGAGGTCAAACGTTTGCCGTGCTCTCATCTTTTTCATGGTGGCTGCATTGATAGTTGGTTTGTGCGGAAGGATTCTTGCCCGCTTTGTAGATTCACGTTGCATGAAGAGTTGGATTCATAG